Proteins from a single region of Streptomyces spinoverrucosus:
- the tal gene encoding transaldolase gives MITVTEASATAGALKRLSDEGVSIWLDDLSRDRITSGNLAELVRTRHVVGVTTNPSIFQAAIGSGEGYEEQLADLAVRGVTVDEAVRMMTTADVRAAADILRPVYDATGGRDGRVSIEVDPRLAHRTAATVAEARQLAWLVDRPNVMIKIPATKAGLPAITEVIGAGISVNVTLIFSLERYREVMDAYQAGLEQARAAGIDLAGIHSVASFFVSRVDSEIDKRLTVLGTKEALALKGRAALANARLAYAAYEEVFSSDRWTVLAGSRANKQRPLWASTGVKDPAYKDTLYVEDLVAPGTVNTMPEATLNATADHGNIHGDTVSGGYAQARADLAAVERLGISYDEVVRQLEDEGVAKFEVAWQELLDAVTKSLTGKGVDGE, from the coding sequence ATGATCACTGTGACCGAAGCATCCGCCACCGCGGGAGCACTCAAGCGCCTGTCCGACGAGGGCGTGTCGATCTGGCTGGACGACCTGTCACGCGACCGGATCACGTCCGGCAACCTCGCCGAACTCGTCCGGACCAGGCATGTCGTCGGCGTCACCACCAACCCGTCCATCTTCCAGGCCGCCATCGGCTCCGGCGAGGGGTACGAGGAGCAGCTCGCCGACCTCGCCGTACGGGGCGTCACGGTCGACGAGGCCGTGCGCATGATGACCACCGCCGACGTCCGGGCCGCCGCGGACATCCTGCGGCCGGTGTACGACGCCACGGGCGGCCGGGACGGCCGGGTCTCCATCGAGGTCGACCCGCGTCTCGCCCACCGAACGGCGGCCACGGTCGCCGAGGCCCGGCAGCTCGCCTGGCTCGTCGACCGGCCCAACGTGATGATCAAGATTCCGGCGACGAAGGCGGGCCTGCCGGCGATCACCGAGGTGATCGGCGCCGGTATCAGCGTCAACGTCACGCTGATCTTCTCGCTGGAGCGCTACCGGGAGGTCATGGACGCCTACCAGGCGGGCCTGGAGCAGGCGCGGGCGGCGGGCATCGACCTGGCCGGCATCCACTCCGTGGCGTCCTTCTTCGTCTCCCGCGTCGACTCCGAGATCGACAAGCGGCTGACGGTGCTGGGCACGAAGGAGGCGCTGGCGCTGAAGGGCCGGGCGGCGCTCGCCAACGCTCGGCTGGCCTACGCGGCGTACGAGGAGGTGTTCTCCAGTGACCGGTGGACCGTCCTGGCCGGGTCGCGGGCGAACAAGCAGCGCCCGCTGTGGGCGTCGACCGGCGTGAAGGACCCGGCGTACAAGGACACCCTGTATGTGGAGGACCTGGTCGCCCCCGGCACGGTCAACACGATGCCGGAGGCCACGCTGAACGCCACCGCCGACCACGGGAACATCCACGGCGACACGGTGAGCGGCGGCTACGCGCAGGCGCGGGCCGATCTGGCCGCCGTGGAGCGGCTGGGGATCTCGTACGACGAGGTGGTGCGGCAGCTGGAGGACGAGGGCGTCGCGAAGTTCGAGGTGGCGTGGCAGGAACTGCTGGATGCCGTGACGAAGTCGCTGACCGGCAAGGGAGTTGACGGGGAATGA
- a CDS encoding MFS transporter, whose translation MQPSHLPENSRQLRRVALSGLLGTAVEFYDFLVYGTVAALVFGDLFFPDADPAVGTIAAFGTFAAGYVARPLGGIVFGHFGDRVGRKSMMLLTMVLMGCGSFLIGLLPTYDTIGVWAPVLLVTLRLVQGIAIGGEWGGATLMVVEHAERAHGSRRGLWSSFTMLGAPLGSVLSAGVVTLVSTLPDEQFRTWGWRVPFLLSIALLAVGLFVRLKVTESPLFAEAERAPVDRPPVVEVLRRPKPVLQAAGVGIGAFTAQSLLTGFMISYAVQQGYSRPQVLTAVTVASCVALLVLPLASALSDRVGRRPVVLTGAVASAALAFPVLALVDSGSPGLLILALALGHGVAQSTMYGPLGALFTEMFGTRVRYTGASLGYQAATLVGAGFSPLIAGSLLAASDGGSAPLSLLLCGGAAITALTVWRLRETHADALESPTAPAAAPTPEGTPR comes from the coding sequence GTGCAGCCATCCCATCTCCCCGAAAACTCCCGGCAGTTGCGCCGAGTAGCCCTCTCCGGATTGCTCGGCACCGCCGTCGAGTTCTACGACTTCCTCGTCTACGGCACCGTCGCCGCGCTCGTCTTCGGCGATCTGTTCTTCCCCGACGCCGACCCGGCGGTCGGCACCATCGCCGCCTTCGGCACCTTCGCCGCCGGGTATGTGGCCCGGCCGCTGGGCGGCATCGTCTTCGGCCACTTCGGCGACCGGGTCGGCCGCAAGTCGATGATGCTGCTGACCATGGTCCTGATGGGCTGCGGCAGCTTCCTCATCGGCCTGCTGCCGACCTACGACACGATCGGCGTGTGGGCGCCGGTCCTGCTCGTCACCCTGCGCCTGGTGCAGGGCATCGCGATCGGCGGCGAGTGGGGCGGCGCGACCCTGATGGTCGTCGAGCACGCCGAACGCGCCCACGGCTCCCGGCGCGGCCTGTGGTCCAGCTTCACCATGCTCGGCGCCCCGCTCGGCTCGGTGCTCTCCGCGGGCGTGGTCACCCTCGTCTCCACACTGCCCGACGAGCAGTTCCGCACCTGGGGCTGGCGGGTGCCGTTCCTGCTCAGCATCGCGCTGCTGGCGGTCGGCCTGTTCGTCCGGCTGAAGGTCACCGAGAGCCCGCTGTTCGCCGAGGCCGAGCGGGCCCCGGTGGACCGGCCGCCGGTCGTGGAGGTGCTGCGCCGCCCCAAGCCGGTCCTCCAGGCGGCGGGCGTCGGCATCGGCGCGTTCACGGCCCAGTCACTGCTGACCGGGTTCATGATCTCGTACGCCGTCCAGCAGGGCTACAGCCGGCCGCAGGTGCTCACCGCGGTGACCGTCGCCTCCTGCGTGGCGCTGCTGGTGCTGCCGCTGGCCTCGGCGCTGTCGGACCGGGTCGGCCGCCGTCCGGTGGTGCTCACCGGCGCCGTCGCCTCGGCCGCGCTCGCCTTCCCGGTGCTCGCGCTGGTCGACTCCGGCTCCCCCGGCCTGCTGATCCTCGCCCTGGCACTGGGTCACGGTGTCGCCCAGTCCACGATGTACGGGCCGCTGGGCGCGCTGTTCACCGAGATGTTCGGCACCCGCGTCCGCTACACCGGCGCCTCCCTCGGCTATCAGGCGGCCACCCTCGTCGGCGCCGGGTTCTCGCCGCTGATCGCCGGCAGCCTGCTCGCCGCGTCCGACGGCGGCAGCGCGCCCCTGTCGCTGCTGCTGTGCGGCGGCGCGGCGATCACCGCGCTCACGGTGTGGCGGCTGCGCGAGACGCACGCCGACGCGCTGGAATCCCCCACCGCCCCGGCCGCCGCGCCGACCCCGGAAGGAACGCCCCGTTGA
- a CDS encoding helix-turn-helix domain-containing protein, with the protein MADRTIQGGGRGDGIRTFAFPVELSVCGVGMQVGPMDPEHVWHSDAPLDRFHRIDFHLVMVFSGGPVRHMIDFTEYEARAGDVLWIRPGQVHRFTATSEYRGTVLIMQPGFLPRATVEATGLYRYDLPSLLHPDAAQLAALRASLTHLRSEYEDAATLPLSLHTAVLRHSLSAFLLRLAHLAASSAAAAGRQTDTTFTLFRDAVERDFATNHSVSAYADALGYSRRTLVRAVRAATGDTPKAFIDKRVVLEAKRLLAHTDLPIGRVGAAVGFPDAANFSKFFHQHTDMTPAAFRAELR; encoded by the coding sequence ATGGCGGACAGAACTATCCAAGGTGGTGGCAGGGGGGACGGCATCCGGACGTTCGCCTTCCCGGTCGAGCTCAGCGTCTGTGGCGTCGGCATGCAGGTCGGCCCGATGGACCCGGAGCACGTGTGGCACTCCGACGCTCCGCTGGACCGCTTCCACCGCATCGACTTCCATCTCGTGATGGTCTTCAGCGGCGGACCCGTACGGCACATGATCGACTTCACCGAGTACGAGGCGAGGGCCGGCGACGTGCTGTGGATCCGCCCGGGACAGGTGCACCGCTTCACGGCCACGAGCGAGTACCGCGGAACCGTCCTGATCATGCAGCCCGGCTTCCTCCCCCGGGCCACCGTCGAGGCCACCGGCCTGTACCGCTACGACCTGCCGTCCCTGCTCCATCCCGACGCCGCCCAGCTCGCGGCCCTGCGCGCCTCGCTGACCCATCTGCGAAGCGAGTACGAGGACGCGGCGACGCTCCCCCTGAGCCTGCACACCGCCGTGCTGCGCCACTCCCTCAGCGCGTTCCTGCTCCGCCTGGCCCACCTGGCGGCCAGTTCGGCGGCAGCGGCCGGGCGGCAGACGGACACGACCTTCACGCTGTTCCGGGACGCGGTCGAGCGGGACTTCGCCACCAACCACAGCGTCAGCGCCTACGCCGACGCCCTCGGCTACTCCCGCCGCACCCTCGTCCGGGCGGTACGCGCCGCCACCGGCGACACCCCCAAGGCCTTCATCGACAAACGCGTCGTCCTGGAGGCAAAACGCCTCCTCGCCCACACCGACCTGCCCATCGGCCGCGTCGGCGCGGCGGTCGGTTTCCCGGACGCGGCCAACTTCTCCAAGTTCTTCCACCAGCACACGGACATGACGCCGGCGGCGTTCCGCGCGGAGCTGCGGTAA
- the tkt gene encoding transketolase, which yields MSTQTPDGGGSFEWTDLDRRAVDTVRLLAADAVQKVGNGHPGTAMSLAPAAYTIFQKLMRHDPADPEWTGRDRFVLSPGHTSLTLYTQLYLAGYELGLDDLKAFRTHGSKTPGHPEYGHTAGVETTTGPLGQGVANAVGMAMAARYERGLFDPDAPEGTSPFDHTIWAIVSDGDLQEGVSAEASSLAGHQRLGNLVFLYDDNHISIEGDTATAFSEDVLKRYEAYGWHTQRIEPAENGDIDVHALYAALKAARAETQRPSIVAMRTIIAWPAPNARNTDASHGSALGEDEVAATKRVLGFDPERTFEVADEVLAHTRRALDRGAEAHAAWDKRIAAWRNADPERAAAFDRVSKGELPTGWEERIPVFEAGKAVATRAASGKVLQALGPVIPELWGGSADLAGSNNTTIDKTSSFLPEGNPLPEADPYGRTIHFGIREFSMAAELNGIALHGNTRVYGGTFLVFSDYMRNAVRMSALMQLPVTYVWTHDSIGLGEDGPTHQPVEHLAALRAIPGLNVVRPADANETAIAWAEILRRHTTNPAPHGLALTRQGVPTYEPNEDAARGGYVMFEAEGGTPQVVLIATGSEVRLAVEARERLQEAGVPTRVVSMPSVEWFEEQPREYRERVLPPSVKARVAVEAGVGLTWYRFVGDAGRIVSLEHFGASADAKTLFAEFGFTAENVVAAAKESLAAARG from the coding sequence ATGAGCACGCAGACACCCGACGGTGGCGGCAGTTTCGAGTGGACCGACCTCGACCGGCGTGCCGTCGACACCGTCCGCCTGCTGGCGGCCGATGCCGTACAGAAGGTCGGGAACGGCCACCCCGGCACCGCGATGAGCCTCGCCCCGGCGGCGTACACGATCTTTCAGAAGTTGATGCGACACGACCCGGCCGACCCGGAGTGGACCGGCCGCGACCGCTTCGTCCTCTCCCCCGGCCACACCTCGCTCACCCTCTACACCCAGCTCTACCTCGCCGGGTACGAGCTGGGCCTCGACGACCTGAAGGCCTTCCGCACGCACGGGTCGAAGACCCCGGGCCACCCCGAGTACGGGCACACCGCGGGCGTCGAGACCACGACCGGACCGCTCGGGCAGGGCGTCGCCAACGCCGTCGGCATGGCGATGGCCGCCCGTTACGAGCGCGGCCTGTTCGACCCGGACGCCCCCGAGGGCACCTCGCCGTTCGACCACACCATCTGGGCGATCGTCTCCGACGGCGACCTTCAGGAGGGCGTCTCCGCCGAGGCCTCGTCCCTGGCGGGCCATCAGAGGCTCGGCAACCTCGTCTTCCTCTACGACGACAACCACATCTCCATCGAGGGCGACACCGCGACCGCGTTCTCCGAGGACGTGCTGAAGCGGTACGAGGCCTACGGCTGGCACACCCAGCGGATCGAGCCCGCCGAGAACGGCGACATCGACGTCCACGCGCTGTACGCGGCGCTGAAGGCGGCGCGGGCCGAGACCCAGCGGCCCTCCATCGTCGCGATGCGCACGATCATCGCCTGGCCCGCGCCGAACGCCCGCAACACCGATGCCTCGCACGGCTCGGCGCTGGGCGAGGACGAGGTCGCGGCCACCAAGCGGGTGCTGGGCTTCGACCCGGAGCGCACCTTCGAGGTCGCCGACGAGGTGCTCGCCCACACCCGCCGGGCCCTCGACCGGGGCGCCGAGGCGCACGCCGCCTGGGACAAGCGGATCGCCGCCTGGCGGAACGCCGATCCCGAGCGGGCCGCCGCGTTCGACCGCGTCAGCAAGGGTGAGCTGCCCACCGGCTGGGAGGAGAGGATCCCGGTCTTCGAGGCCGGCAAGGCGGTCGCCACGCGTGCCGCGTCCGGCAAGGTGCTCCAGGCGCTCGGCCCGGTGATCCCCGAGCTGTGGGGCGGCTCCGCGGACCTGGCCGGCTCGAACAACACCACCATCGACAAGACCTCGTCCTTCCTGCCCGAGGGCAATCCGCTGCCGGAGGCCGACCCGTACGGCCGTACGATCCACTTCGGCATCCGCGAGTTCTCGATGGCCGCCGAGCTGAACGGCATCGCCCTGCACGGCAACACGCGCGTCTACGGCGGCACGTTCCTGGTGTTCTCCGACTACATGCGCAACGCCGTGCGCATGTCCGCGCTGATGCAGCTGCCGGTGACGTACGTGTGGACGCACGACTCCATCGGCCTCGGCGAGGACGGGCCGACCCACCAGCCCGTCGAGCACCTCGCCGCCCTGCGGGCCATACCGGGGCTGAACGTCGTCCGGCCTGCCGACGCCAACGAGACCGCGATCGCCTGGGCCGAGATCCTCCGCCGGCACACCACGAACCCGGCCCCGCACGGCCTCGCCCTCACCCGGCAGGGCGTACCGACGTACGAGCCGAACGAGGACGCGGCGCGCGGCGGTTACGTCATGTTCGAGGCCGAGGGCGGCACGCCCCAGGTCGTCCTCATCGCCACCGGCTCCGAGGTGCGGCTGGCCGTGGAGGCGCGCGAACGGCTCCAGGAGGCCGGTGTGCCGACCCGGGTGGTGTCGATGCCGTCCGTGGAGTGGTTCGAGGAGCAGCCCCGCGAGTACCGGGAGCGGGTGCTTCCGCCGTCCGTGAAGGCGCGTGTCGCTGTCGAGGCGGGGGTGGGCCTGACGTGGTACCGCTTCGTAGGTGACGCAGGACGCATCGTCTCCCTCGAACACTTCGGGGCCTCCGCCGACGCGAAGACCCTGTTCGCAGAGTTCGGCTTCACCGCCGAGAACGTCGTCGCAGCCGCCAAGGAATCGCTGGCTGCCGCGCGTGGTTGA
- the zwf gene encoding glucose-6-phosphate dehydrogenase, whose protein sequence is MSTEETTRERATEEASAAPSPDWTNPLRDVRDRRLPRVAGPSGLVIFGVTGDLSRKKLMPAVYDLANRGLLPPGFSLVGFARRDWADQDFAQVVRDAVREHARTPFREEVWQQLAEGMRFIPGDFDDDEAFKQLRTAVDDLDASRGTSGNYAFYLSVPPKFFPKVVQQLKKHGLTDAPEGSWRRAVIEKPFGHDLRSAQELNAIVHDVFDPEQVFRIDHYLGKETVQNILALRFANQMFEPIWNRSYVDHVQITMAEDIGIGGRAGYYDGIGSARDVIQNHLLQLMALTAMEEPASFDASSLLMEKLKVLKAVQLPDDLGRHTVRAQYTAAWQGGEKVRGYLEEDGIDPASTTDTYAAIKLNVDNRRWAGVPFYLRTGKRLGRRVTEIAVVFQRAPHSPFDSTATEELGKNAIVIRVQPDEGMTVRFGSKVPGTSMEIRDVTMDFAYGESFTESSPEAYERLILDVLLGDANLFPRHQEVEESWKILDPIEEYWAADGRPARYVAGSWGPAEADEMLARDGRSWRRP, encoded by the coding sequence ATGAGCACGGAAGAGACCACACGGGAGCGGGCCACCGAGGAGGCGTCGGCCGCCCCCTCCCCCGACTGGACCAACCCGCTGCGTGACGTCCGGGACCGCCGCCTGCCCCGGGTCGCCGGCCCGTCCGGGCTGGTCATCTTCGGCGTCACCGGCGACCTGTCCCGCAAGAAGCTGATGCCGGCCGTCTACGACCTGGCCAACCGGGGCCTGCTGCCGCCGGGCTTCTCGCTGGTCGGGTTCGCCCGCCGGGACTGGGCGGACCAGGACTTCGCGCAGGTCGTGCGGGACGCGGTGCGCGAGCACGCGCGGACGCCGTTCCGTGAGGAGGTCTGGCAGCAGCTCGCCGAGGGCATGCGGTTCATCCCCGGCGACTTCGACGACGACGAGGCGTTCAAGCAGCTGCGCACCGCCGTCGACGACCTGGACGCCTCCCGGGGCACCAGCGGCAACTACGCCTTCTACCTCTCGGTGCCGCCGAAGTTCTTCCCGAAGGTCGTCCAGCAGCTGAAGAAGCACGGGCTGACCGACGCGCCGGAGGGCTCCTGGCGGCGCGCCGTGATCGAGAAGCCGTTCGGCCACGACCTGAGGTCGGCCCAGGAGCTCAACGCGATCGTGCACGACGTGTTCGACCCGGAGCAGGTGTTCCGGATCGACCACTACCTCGGCAAGGAGACCGTCCAGAACATCCTGGCGCTCCGCTTCGCCAACCAGATGTTCGAACCGATCTGGAACCGGTCCTACGTCGACCATGTGCAGATCACCATGGCCGAGGACATCGGCATCGGCGGCCGGGCGGGTTACTACGACGGGATCGGCTCGGCCCGTGACGTCATCCAGAACCACCTCCTGCAGCTGATGGCGCTCACCGCGATGGAGGAACCCGCCTCCTTCGACGCGTCCTCGCTGCTGATGGAGAAGCTGAAGGTGCTGAAGGCGGTGCAGCTGCCCGACGACCTCGGCCGGCACACCGTGCGCGCCCAGTACACGGCCGCCTGGCAGGGCGGCGAGAAGGTGCGCGGCTATCTGGAGGAGGACGGCATCGACCCGGCGTCCACCACCGACACCTACGCGGCGATCAAGCTGAACGTCGACAACCGCCGCTGGGCGGGCGTCCCCTTCTACCTGCGCACCGGCAAGCGGCTGGGCCGCCGGGTCACGGAGATCGCGGTGGTCTTCCAGCGGGCGCCGCACTCCCCCTTCGACTCCACGGCCACCGAGGAGCTCGGCAAGAACGCGATCGTGATCCGCGTCCAGCCGGACGAGGGCATGACGGTCCGCTTCGGTTCGAAGGTGCCGGGCACGTCGATGGAGATCCGGGACGTGACGATGGACTTCGCGTACGGCGAGTCCTTCACGGAGTCCAGCCCGGAGGCGTACGAGCGGCTCATCCTGGACGTCCTCCTGGGTGACGCCAATTTGTTCCCCCGTCACCAGGAAGTGGAAGAGTCCTGGAAGATCCTCGACCCGATCGAGGAGTACTGGGCCGCAGACGGCAGGCCCGCGCGGTACGTCGCGGGCAGCTGGGGTCCGGCGGAAGCCGACGAGATGCTCGCACGAGACGGACGGAGCTGGCGCAGGCCATGA
- a CDS encoding alpha/beta fold hydrolase: protein MRTRIALLAVSLCAVTALPAQAATDTHIEGQLPSGATYLMDVPADWNGTVLLYSHGYRAADWPNPAQNAPSSATRDELLADGYALIGSSYATTGWAVTDAVPDQLATLDLFTSRFGTARRALAWGTSYGGLVTTTLAERYPDRFDGSLSMCGLVQGGIANWNSTLDPVFALRTLLAPGADIPLTGFTDQAAAQNAAQALTAKVTAAQQTPEGRARIALAAALHNIPGHNDPAQPKPGPTDWDAQQANQYTAVTGLLQLPAFSWRQEAERRAGGNPSWNTGVDYTSMLRRSPLHKEVTELYKKAGASLRADLAALNRAPRVSADPEAVRWMRRTSVFSGRLTDPQLNIHTTGDALIPVQAESAYRRATGPDRRLAQAYVDGPGHCTFTTGEMLAALHTLEHRLTTGHWDASADALNTRARQEEPTERPRYVTYRPTSYPRPYDLARPWDGRHR from the coding sequence TTGAGGACCCGTATCGCCCTGCTGGCCGTGTCCCTGTGCGCGGTGACCGCACTCCCCGCACAGGCAGCCACGGACACGCACATCGAGGGACAACTCCCGTCAGGTGCCACATACCTGATGGACGTGCCCGCCGACTGGAACGGCACCGTCCTCCTCTACAGCCACGGCTACCGCGCCGCCGACTGGCCCAACCCCGCCCAGAACGCCCCCAGTTCCGCGACCAGGGACGAGCTCCTGGCCGACGGCTACGCCCTCATCGGCTCCTCGTACGCCACCACCGGCTGGGCGGTCACGGACGCCGTCCCCGACCAACTGGCCACCCTGGACCTGTTCACGTCCCGCTTCGGCACCGCCCGGCGCGCCCTCGCCTGGGGCACCTCCTACGGCGGTCTGGTCACCACGACCCTCGCCGAGCGGTACCCGGACCGGTTCGACGGCTCGCTGTCGATGTGCGGGCTGGTGCAGGGCGGGATCGCCAACTGGAACAGCACGCTGGACCCGGTGTTCGCGCTCAGAACGCTGCTGGCCCCCGGGGCGGACATCCCGCTCACCGGATTCACCGACCAGGCGGCCGCACAGAACGCCGCGCAGGCCCTCACCGCCAAGGTCACCGCCGCCCAGCAGACCCCGGAGGGCAGGGCCCGGATCGCCCTCGCCGCCGCCCTGCACAACATCCCCGGTCACAACGACCCCGCCCAGCCGAAACCGGGGCCGACCGACTGGGACGCCCAACAGGCCAACCAGTACACCGCCGTCACCGGGCTCCTCCAGCTGCCCGCCTTCAGCTGGCGGCAGGAGGCCGAGCGACGGGCGGGCGGCAACCCGTCGTGGAACACCGGCGTCGACTACACGTCGATGCTGCGCCGCTCGCCGCTCCACAAGGAGGTCACCGAGCTGTACAAGAAGGCGGGCGCGTCCCTGCGCGCCGACCTCGCGGCACTGAACCGCGCACCTCGCGTCTCCGCCGACCCCGAGGCCGTACGGTGGATGCGTCGGACCAGCGTCTTCAGCGGGCGGCTGACCGACCCGCAGCTCAACATCCACACCACCGGCGACGCCCTGATCCCGGTGCAGGCCGAGAGCGCCTACCGCCGGGCCACCGGCCCCGACCGCCGCCTCGCCCAGGCGTACGTCGACGGCCCCGGCCACTGCACCTTCACCACCGGCGAGATGCTCGCCGCCCTGCACACACTGGAGCACCGCCTGACCACGGGCCACTGGGACGCCTCGGCGGACGCGCTCAACACCCGTGCCCGGCAGGAGGAGCCGACGGAGCGGCCGCGGTACGTGACGTACCGGCCGACGTCGTATCCACGGCCGTACGACCTCGCGCGTCCGTGGGACGGCCGCCACCGGTGA
- a CDS encoding glycoside hydrolase family 16 protein codes for MSETSGTPGRRRPYRRALVAVLSTLGLAALAATAVQPTATAAAPPPPSGWTQVFVDDFDGAAGSGVNTANWQYATGKGYPGGPANWGTGEIETMTNSTSNVSLDGSGNLRITPRRDASGNWTSGRIETNRTDFQPPAGGKLRVEARIQMPNVTGAAARGYWPAFWMLGAPYRGNYWNWPAVGELDILENVQGLNTVWATMHCGTSPGGPCNETTGIGGSTACPGATCQSGFHTYRMEWDRSTDVEEIRFYVDSTHFHTVRESQVDPTTWTNATDHGFFIILNVAMGGGFVDAFGGGPDAATVPGHSMVVDYVQVLSAGGSGTTPPPTGNRDAYSAIQAESHDGQSGTMTEGTSDTGGGQNIGALAGGDWTLYRGVNFGSTPARQFYARVASGAGSGVSGLVEVRLDSRGNAPIGSFAIGNTGGWQSWRTVPANISAVTGTHDVYLTFTSGQPADFVNVNWFNFGR; via the coding sequence ATGAGCGAAACCTCCGGCACCCCCGGCAGACGCCGGCCCTACCGGCGGGCCCTCGTCGCCGTCCTGAGCACGCTGGGCCTCGCCGCGCTCGCCGCCACGGCCGTGCAGCCGACGGCGACCGCGGCCGCACCGCCGCCCCCGTCCGGCTGGACGCAGGTCTTCGTCGACGACTTCGACGGCGCCGCCGGTTCCGGCGTCAACACGGCCAACTGGCAGTACGCGACCGGCAAGGGCTACCCGGGCGGCCCCGCCAACTGGGGCACCGGCGAGATCGAGACGATGACGAACAGCACCAGCAACGTCTCCCTCGACGGCAGCGGCAACCTCCGTATCACCCCGCGCCGCGACGCGTCCGGCAACTGGACGTCGGGCCGCATCGAGACCAACCGCACCGACTTCCAGCCCCCGGCCGGCGGCAAGCTGCGCGTCGAGGCGCGCATCCAAATGCCGAACGTCACCGGTGCCGCCGCCCGCGGCTACTGGCCCGCCTTCTGGATGCTGGGCGCCCCGTACCGCGGCAACTACTGGAACTGGCCCGCCGTCGGCGAACTGGACATCCTGGAGAACGTCCAGGGCCTCAACACCGTCTGGGCGACGATGCACTGCGGCACCTCACCCGGCGGCCCCTGCAACGAGACCACGGGCATCGGCGGTTCCACCGCCTGCCCCGGCGCCACCTGCCAGTCCGGCTTCCACACGTACCGCATGGAGTGGGACCGCTCGACCGACGTCGAGGAGATCCGCTTCTACGTCGACAGCACCCACTTCCACACCGTGCGGGAGAGCCAGGTCGACCCGACCACCTGGACGAACGCCACCGACCACGGCTTCTTCATCATCCTGAACGTGGCGATGGGCGGCGGCTTCGTGGACGCCTTCGGCGGCGGCCCGGACGCGGCCACGGTGCCCGGTCACTCGATGGTCGTCGACTACGTCCAGGTGCTGTCGGCCGGTGGGAGCGGTACCACACCTCCGCCGACCGGCAACCGGGACGCCTACAGCGCCATCCAGGCCGAGTCGCACGACGGGCAGTCCGGCACGATGACCGAGGGGACCTCGGACACGGGCGGCGGCCAGAACATCGGTGCCCTCGCGGGCGGTGACTGGACGCTCTACCGGGGCGTCAACTTCGGCTCCACACCGGCCAGGCAGTTCTACGCCCGGGTCGCGAGCGGCGCCGGGTCGGGCGTGAGCGGGCTGGTCGAGGTGCGCCTGGACAGCCGTGGCAACGCGCCCATCGGGAGTTTCGCGATCGGCAACACCGGCGGCTGGCAGTCCTGGCGCACGGTCCCGGCCAACATCTCCGCCGTCACCGGCACCCACGACGTCTATCTGACCTTCACCAGCGGCCAGCCGGCCGACTTCGTCAACGTGAACTGGTTCAACTTCGGCCGCTGA
- the opcA gene encoding glucose-6-phosphate dehydrogenase assembly protein OpcA: MKIDLTDTTASKINKALVQGRRAIGTPAVGMVLTMVIVTDEENAYDSIKAAEEASHEHPSRTLVVIKRHARTPRDRQQSRLDAEVRVGADAGTGETVVLRTYGEVSDHADSVVLPLLLPDAPVVVWWPVDAPDVPAKDPLGALAQRRITDMYAVEAPLTALQARARSYAPGDTDLAWTRLTPWRSMLAAALDQARLRITSAAVESEAENPSAELLARWLEARLHVAVDRVETAGPVVTGVRLGTENGEIVIDRPEGPLATLSLPGQPPRTLALKVRPTSELIAEELRRLDADEMYAVALRGEGNEETPAHV; the protein is encoded by the coding sequence ATGAAGATCGACCTGACCGACACCACGGCAAGCAAGATCAACAAGGCGTTGGTGCAGGGTCGCCGCGCCATCGGCACGCCCGCCGTGGGCATGGTCCTGACGATGGTCATCGTCACGGACGAGGAGAACGCCTACGACTCGATCAAGGCGGCCGAGGAGGCCTCGCACGAGCACCCCTCGCGCACCCTGGTCGTCATCAAGCGGCACGCCCGCACCCCGCGCGACCGCCAGCAGTCCCGCCTGGACGCCGAGGTCCGGGTGGGCGCCGACGCCGGCACCGGCGAGACGGTCGTGCTGCGCACCTACGGCGAGGTGTCCGACCACGCCGACTCCGTGGTGCTGCCGCTGCTGCTGCCGGACGCGCCGGTCGTCGTGTGGTGGCCGGTGGACGCGCCCGACGTGCCCGCCAAGGACCCGCTGGGGGCGCTCGCCCAGCGCCGGATCACCGACATGTACGCCGTCGAGGCGCCGCTGACCGCGCTTCAGGCCCGCGCCCGGTCCTACGCGCCCGGCGACACCGACCTCGCCTGGACGCGTCTGACGCCCTGGCGCTCGATGCTGGCGGCGGCCCTGGACCAGGCCAGGCTGCGGATCACCTCGGCGGCCGTGGAGAGCGAGGCCGAGAACCCCAGCGCCGAGCTGCTGGCCCGCTGGCTGGAGGCCCGGCTGCACGTCGCGGTCGACCGGGTGGAGACCGCGGGCCCGGTCGTGACCGGCGTCCGGCTGGGCACGGAGAACGGCGAGATCGTCATCGACCGGCCCGAGGGCCCGCTGGCCACGCTGTCCCTGCCGGGCCAGCCGCCGCGCACCCTCGCGCTGAAGGTGCGCCCCACCTCCGAACTCATCGCCGAGGAGCTCAGGCGCCTCGACGCGGACGAGATGTACGCCGTCGCCCTGCGGGGCGAGGGCAACGAGGAGACCCCCGCTCATGTCTGA